A region of Sulfurovum sp. DNA encodes the following proteins:
- a CDS encoding ketoacyl-ACP synthase III, producing MFHASLYASFRSIGAYVPPKTLSNKDLEKIVDTSDEWITKRTGIKERHIAADNEYTSDMGTKAAKQAIERAGLKPEEIDLVLCATVTPDYFNMPSTACIISDKLGIQNVQAFDISAACSGFVYVLSIAKAFIESGMKKNVLAIGAEKFSSIVDYTDRSTCILFGDGAGAAVISATENRDDAFMDVHASADGSYADFLVTPAPGTVNPVSQKVIDEGLNFVQMKGNETFKLAVKTLTKDVKEILAKNEIISEDIPHFIPHQANYRIIKAVGDALKMREDQVVLTVHKYGNTSAASIPMAINDIWESGRLQKGELMLLDTFGGGLTWASALLPFAGEASK from the coding sequence ATGTTTCATGCCTCTCTCTATGCTTCTTTTCGGTCTATTGGTGCGTATGTTCCCCCCAAAACTCTTTCCAATAAAGATCTTGAGAAGATAGTTGATACCAGTGATGAATGGATTACCAAGCGTACAGGAATTAAAGAGCGTCATATTGCGGCCGATAATGAGTATACCAGCGATATGGGTACCAAAGCAGCAAAACAAGCAATAGAACGTGCTGGGCTTAAGCCTGAAGAGATTGATTTAGTTCTATGTGCTACCGTGACACCTGATTACTTCAATATGCCCTCTACTGCTTGTATTATTTCGGACAAGCTAGGTATTCAAAATGTACAAGCATTCGATATATCTGCTGCTTGTAGTGGATTTGTCTATGTGCTTTCTATTGCTAAAGCATTTATTGAATCAGGTATGAAAAAGAATGTTTTAGCCATAGGGGCTGAAAAGTTCTCATCAATTGTAGACTATACGGATAGAAGTACATGTATTCTATTTGGTGACGGTGCAGGTGCAGCAGTTATCTCTGCAACAGAAAATAGAGATGATGCCTTTATGGATGTTCATGCAAGTGCCGATGGTTCCTATGCAGACTTTCTTGTAACACCCGCTCCGGGTACAGTTAACCCTGTTAGTCAAAAAGTAATTGATGAAGGGTTAAATTTTGTTCAAATGAAGGGGAATGAAACCTTTAAGCTGGCAGTGAAGACCCTAACAAAAGATGTTAAAGAAATTCTTGCTAAGAATGAGATTATTTCAGAGGATATTCCTCATTTTATACCACATCAGGCAAATTATCGTATTATCAAAGCAGTGGGAGATGCCCTTAAAATGCGAGAAGATCAAGTGGTTTTAACTGTTCATAAATATGGCAATACCTCGGCTGCCTCTATTCCTATGGCAATTAATGATATTTGGGAGTCCGGCAGGCTTCAAAAAGGTGAATTGATGCTTCTTGATACTTTTGGTGGAGGGCTGACTTGGGCTTCAGCTCTTCTTCCGTTTGCAGGAGAAGCAAGCAAATAA
- a CDS encoding YmdB family metallophosphoesterase, with amino-acid sequence MKIGFIGDIVGKPGRFIIKEHLQVLRDKYSLDFVIANAENASHGFGLTVKNCEELLEYGIDVMTGGNHSFDKREIFKLFETHPLIRPINYPEATPGKGLYRTRIGNNEIAVINLMGYYTMPMVDNPFTKVVPVIASLKAEGVKHIIIDMHAEVSAEKNALLHLFRGDVSAILGTHTHVGTDDLQITSGCCYVTDVGLTGCRDGVIGMDKEVPIHRFLTGTGGHYDIPKNCKAIFQMIIFELNDEGRCIDAKKIKIYEEEAQVVTSAWLEE; translated from the coding sequence GTGAAAATAGGATTTATTGGTGATATTGTAGGGAAGCCTGGTCGTTTTATTATTAAAGAGCACCTTCAAGTACTTCGAGATAAGTACTCTCTTGATTTTGTTATTGCCAATGCAGAGAATGCTTCCCACGGTTTTGGACTAACGGTCAAGAATTGTGAAGAGTTATTGGAGTATGGCATTGATGTAATGACTGGTGGGAACCATAGTTTTGACAAGAGAGAGATCTTTAAACTCTTTGAAACCCACCCTCTTATACGTCCCATAAATTACCCAGAAGCAACACCAGGGAAAGGACTTTACCGTACACGTATTGGTAATAATGAGATTGCAGTAATCAACCTAATGGGATACTACACTATGCCGATGGTTGATAATCCCTTTACAAAGGTTGTGCCAGTAATTGCTTCATTGAAAGCTGAGGGAGTGAAACATATTATCATAGATATGCATGCAGAGGTGAGTGCAGAGAAAAATGCATTGTTGCACCTTTTTAGAGGAGATGTTTCTGCTATTCTAGGTACCCATACACATGTAGGAACTGATGATCTTCAGATAACAAGCGGTTGTTGTTATGTGACCGATGTAGGGTTGACTGGTTGTCGTGATGGTGTGATTGGTATGGATAAAGAGGTGCCGATACACCGTTTTCTTACTGGTACAGGTGGACATTATGATATTCCAAAGAATTGCAAGGCAATCTTTCAGATGATTATATTTGAATTAAATGATGAGGGACGATGCATAGATGCTAAAAAGATTAAAATCTATGAAGAAGAAGCACAAGTAGTGACATCTGCTTGGTTGGAAGAGTAA
- a CDS encoding DNA polymerase III subunit gamma/tau produces the protein MSLALARKYRPTTFNDLIGQEAVSQTLSLALDNQQLSHAYLFSGLRGSGKTSTARIFAKALLCEKGASSHPCGECIHCVMATENRHMDTIEMDAASNRGIDDIKDLIEHTKYKPSSARYKIFIIDEVHMLTNQAFNALLKTLEEPPDFVKFILATTDPLKLPATILSRTQHFRFKKIPQNLTAQHLGHILNLEKIEFEKEAIEIIARTGAGSLRDSLTLLDQAIVYSQNHVDVATVTGMLGIIEPSMLETLLDNIINKNNDAILRFIRKAADYEAEMILDELTLYLKNLLLEGSSKLSTMIIERFFRTIAESKGLLALGSDGEFVLSLVLFKMVEALEIKEIDAMIRGLEQELKGVTVSSKIVNTPKQASMSKEVITITEEEILSPEILSKIEKEAPDSSSNMVAQNTHTSSLDTQNVEPSTNLFDIFIKKIYDRDYDLGSCFEKNITFIGFEENLLTWESTAEENDKKMLIKHWGLINMFVKEIFGLETTIKNIIKKKAPTSSNKKPVEDSDKTLKNSISEDKNIVTAQPISTHSGTDADLISKDIEMKSSCIAPDAGNTEASKEKDPSILLEEPMVKVAMELLSPKKVRIKKNI, from the coding sequence GTGTCATTAGCCCTAGCCAGAAAATACCGTCCTACCACCTTCAATGATTTAATTGGACAAGAGGCAGTCTCCCAAACACTTTCACTGGCACTGGATAATCAACAACTCTCTCATGCCTACCTCTTCTCTGGCCTAAGAGGAAGTGGAAAAACCTCCACTGCACGTATCTTTGCCAAAGCACTTTTATGCGAAAAAGGTGCTAGCTCTCATCCTTGTGGTGAATGCATTCATTGTGTGATGGCAACAGAAAATCGCCATATGGATACCATTGAGATGGATGCGGCAAGTAACCGTGGAATTGATGATATCAAAGATCTCATTGAGCACACCAAATACAAACCAAGCTCTGCTCGCTACAAGATTTTTATTATTGATGAAGTCCACATGCTTACCAATCAAGCATTTAATGCCCTACTCAAAACACTCGAAGAACCGCCTGATTTTGTCAAATTTATCCTTGCTACTACCGATCCACTCAAGCTGCCTGCAACCATTCTATCTAGAACACAACACTTTCGTTTTAAAAAGATCCCACAAAATTTAACAGCACAACACCTTGGGCATATTCTCAACCTCGAAAAAATTGAATTTGAAAAAGAGGCTATTGAGATTATTGCTCGTACGGGTGCAGGAAGCTTGCGAGACTCCCTGACACTGCTTGATCAAGCAATTGTCTATTCACAAAACCATGTTGATGTTGCAACTGTAACAGGCATGCTTGGTATCATAGAACCAAGTATGCTAGAAACACTCTTAGATAATATTATCAATAAAAATAATGATGCTATTTTAAGATTTATTCGTAAAGCAGCCGACTATGAGGCAGAGATGATTCTTGATGAATTAACACTCTATCTTAAAAATCTATTACTCGAAGGTAGCAGCAAGCTCAGCACAATGATTATTGAGCGATTTTTTCGTACTATTGCAGAGTCTAAAGGTCTATTAGCCCTAGGAAGCGATGGAGAGTTTGTTCTCTCTTTGGTACTTTTCAAAATGGTTGAAGCCCTTGAAATAAAAGAAATCGATGCCATGATACGTGGTCTAGAGCAAGAGCTTAAGGGAGTAACAGTAAGTAGTAAAATTGTTAATACCCCCAAACAAGCTTCTATGTCAAAAGAAGTTATTACAATTACAGAAGAGGAGATTCTCTCACCAGAAATTTTATCAAAAATAGAAAAAGAGGCGCCTGATAGTAGCAGTAACATGGTGGCTCAAAATACTCACACTTCTTCTCTTGATACTCAAAATGTAGAACCCAGTACTAATCTTTTTGATATCTTTATTAAAAAGATTTATGACCGAGACTATGACCTTGGAAGCTGTTTTGAGAAAAATATTACCTTTATTGGTTTCGAGGAGAACCTTCTAACATGGGAATCAACTGCTGAAGAAAATGATAAAAAAATGCTTATTAAGCACTGGGGACTAATCAATATGTTTGTCAAAGAAATCTTTGGCTTAGAAACCACAATCAAAAATATTATTAAAAAAAAAGCTCCAACAAGTAGCAACAAAAAACCAGTAGAAGATAGCGACAAAACCTTAAAAAATAGTATATCTGAAGATAAAAATATTGTCACCGCACAACCCATATCTACACATAGTGGCACCGATGCTGACTTGATATCTAAAGATATTGAAATGAAAAGTTCATGTATTGCTCCAGATGCAGGAAATACCGAAGCATCTAAAGAGAAAGACCCCTCCATTCTGCTCGAAGAACCTATGGTCAAAGTGGCAATGGAGCTTCTCTCGCCAAAAAAAGTACGTATCAAGAAAAATATCTAA
- the leuS gene encoding leucine--tRNA ligase — translation MNYEPSEIEAKWQRKWEEEQAFEPNDSLTQKKKYILSMFPFPSGRLHMGHVRNYTIGDALARYYRKQKFNVLHPIGWDAFGMPAENAAIKHGRHPKEWTYGNIDYMRKELSALGLSFSKTREFATCNEAYTKHEQKFIIEMYKKGLLYRESTTVNWCESCHTVLANEQVEEGCCWRCDNPVRLKKMPGYYLNIISYADELLENLEQLDGKWPHQVIAMQRNWIGKSQGLSFRFELSQESKVKLGREFDGYEVFTTRPDTVYGVTYSALAVEHPITKYLVEQGLLEASVIEKIKAIASMTEVERAQQDKEGYPLGISVVHPLTGEEIPVWTANFVLASYGSGAVMAVPAHDERDFEFATKYDLPIKRVIEGGENLPYIGNGILIESEHFSGAKSDEAKRAIINYMEEKDKGRGTTNYKLRNWGVSRQRYWGAPIPFVHCDDCGLVPEKFENLPVTLPEDVEITGEGNPLENHPTWRFCQCPRCGKDAVRETDTLDTFVQSSWYQFRYATNSKKWNEIGIDKDEANYWLGIDQYIGGIEHAILHLLYARFFTKVLRDFGYHSIDEPFTHLLTQGMVLKNGIKMSKSKGNTVDPDALVQKYGADTARLFILFAAPPQKELEWNDSAVEGAFKFIKKLYDRKNKVISDTLSQIDHSSLDKESKLARQKVYEALKKSTDVYENTFAFNTLIAACMEALNALDKQKSSDVWTEGMYIMLNLLEPIIPHITTELSEQLFNRDNLRTNIQVKEEVFVQESILYMVMIGGKKRTEIEVNPSTSQEDILVAAKVAGEKWLQNMQIVKEIVVPGKLVNLAVKPIT, via the coding sequence ATGAATTATGAGCCAAGTGAGATTGAAGCCAAATGGCAACGAAAATGGGAAGAGGAGCAGGCTTTTGAGCCAAATGATTCTCTGACACAAAAGAAGAAATATATTTTAAGCATGTTTCCGTTTCCAAGTGGTCGTCTGCACATGGGACACGTACGAAACTATACTATTGGTGACGCATTGGCACGTTATTACCGCAAGCAAAAATTTAATGTACTACATCCTATCGGATGGGATGCTTTTGGCATGCCTGCAGAGAATGCCGCAATCAAGCATGGTAGACACCCTAAAGAGTGGACCTATGGTAATATTGACTATATGCGTAAAGAACTTAGTGCATTGGGTCTTAGCTTCTCCAAAACACGTGAGTTTGCTACTTGTAATGAAGCTTATACCAAACATGAGCAGAAGTTTATTATTGAAATGTATAAGAAGGGACTACTCTATCGTGAGAGTACGACAGTCAATTGGTGCGAAAGCTGTCATACTGTACTTGCCAATGAACAGGTTGAAGAGGGGTGCTGTTGGCGTTGTGATAATCCTGTTAGGCTTAAAAAGATGCCTGGATATTACTTAAATATTATCTCCTATGCAGATGAACTGCTTGAGAATCTTGAACAGCTCGATGGTAAATGGCCCCATCAGGTTATTGCGATGCAGAGAAATTGGATTGGGAAGTCTCAAGGACTCTCATTTAGGTTTGAGTTGAGTCAAGAGAGCAAAGTAAAACTTGGTAGAGAGTTTGATGGATATGAAGTTTTTACTACACGTCCCGATACAGTTTATGGAGTGACTTATTCTGCACTAGCAGTGGAGCATCCTATTACAAAATATTTAGTTGAGCAAGGACTACTTGAAGCCAGCGTAATTGAGAAAATCAAAGCCATTGCTAGTATGACAGAAGTAGAGCGTGCACAACAGGACAAAGAGGGGTATCCACTGGGTATATCCGTTGTGCATCCGCTTACTGGAGAAGAGATCCCTGTTTGGACAGCAAATTTTGTATTGGCAAGCTATGGTAGTGGTGCAGTTATGGCAGTACCAGCACATGATGAACGTGATTTTGAATTTGCTACCAAGTATGATTTGCCAATTAAGCGTGTTATTGAGGGGGGTGAGAATTTGCCCTATATTGGGAATGGGATACTTATTGAGAGTGAACATTTTAGTGGCGCAAAGAGCGATGAGGCAAAGAGAGCTATTATTAACTATATGGAGGAAAAGGACAAGGGTAGAGGGACGACTAACTATAAACTACGTAATTGGGGAGTTAGCCGTCAACGCTATTGGGGTGCACCAATTCCATTTGTTCATTGCGATGATTGTGGACTTGTGCCTGAAAAATTTGAAAATCTACCTGTTACGCTTCCTGAAGATGTGGAGATTACTGGAGAGGGAAATCCACTAGAAAACCACCCAACATGGAGATTCTGTCAGTGTCCTAGGTGTGGCAAGGATGCTGTACGCGAAACAGATACACTTGATACCTTTGTACAGTCAAGTTGGTATCAGTTTCGTTATGCGACTAACTCTAAAAAATGGAATGAAATTGGTATTGATAAAGATGAAGCCAACTACTGGCTAGGTATTGATCAATATATTGGTGGGATTGAGCATGCCATCTTACACCTACTCTATGCACGTTTTTTTACTAAAGTACTTAGGGATTTTGGTTACCATAGTATTGATGAGCCTTTTACACACCTATTAACACAAGGAATGGTGCTTAAAAATGGTATAAAAATGAGTAAGTCTAAAGGTAATACAGTCGATCCTGATGCTTTGGTGCAGAAGTATGGTGCTGATACGGCACGTCTATTTATTCTCTTTGCCGCACCGCCACAAAAAGAGCTTGAGTGGAATGATTCAGCCGTAGAGGGTGCTTTTAAGTTTATCAAAAAACTATATGATCGCAAAAATAAAGTAATAAGTGATACATTATCTCAAATCGATCACAGTAGTTTAGATAAAGAGAGTAAACTGGCACGTCAGAAAGTATATGAAGCCCTAAAAAAATCAACTGATGTCTATGAGAATACTTTTGCTTTCAATACACTCATTGCCGCTTGCATGGAGGCACTTAATGCACTCGATAAACAGAAAAGTAGCGATGTTTGGACAGAGGGGATGTATATTATGCTTAATTTACTTGAACCAATAATTCCACATATAACAACTGAACTGAGTGAACAACTCTTTAATAGAGACAATCTTAGAACAAACATACAAGTCAAAGAAGAAGTTTTTGTACAAGAGAGTATCCTTTATATGGTAATGATTGGAGGGAAAAAACGGACAGAGATTGAAGTTAACCCGTCTACCTCACAAGAGGATATTCTTGTTGCCGCTAAAGTAGCAGGAGAGAAGTGGCTTCAGAATATGCAAATTGTCAAAGAGATTGTTGTGCCTGGTAAATTGGTTAATTTGGCAGTTAAGCCAATTACTTAG
- a CDS encoding bifunctional folylpolyglutamate synthase/dihydrofolate synthase, with protein sequence MDLITFLDQKPLYYKEIDHERVHIAYGVLKSYIKHPRTIHIVGTNGKGSIGRMIAHLAWCQGASIEPYEKNSFCFSVGHYTSPHILKFNERIWINGTDISDEVLEYAHQRLYGILGKEMSQALSYFEYTTLLALVVFEKCDLIILEAGLGGEFDATNICDKELSVITPIGIDHQAFLGNTIVEIATTKIRSIQKKVLLAPQPYSEVVEVAKKVANDTKSTLVFAQLFEDNPIEDICKSYSCVLKQIAKQKGWPNFLIQNAMVAMQALDMLEIPYDLRDLESLRLFGRFYPVTENIRIDVGHNLLAAKVIVEAMEPKTVLIYNSLDDKDYEIILRILKPKLKRVEIIDINSQRATTKVSIEFALERIGIPYSDFNGILDKNEYYLVFGSFYTVEAFLKTIKIK encoded by the coding sequence ATGGATTTAATCACTTTTTTAGACCAAAAACCACTTTACTACAAAGAGATAGATCATGAGCGAGTACATATTGCCTATGGGGTACTCAAGTCATATATCAAGCATCCTAGAACAATTCATATAGTAGGTACAAATGGAAAAGGAAGCATAGGGCGAATGATTGCTCATCTTGCATGGTGTCAAGGAGCGAGTATTGAACCATATGAAAAAAATTCTTTCTGTTTTTCGGTAGGACACTACACCTCTCCTCATATTTTAAAGTTTAATGAACGTATTTGGATAAATGGTACAGATATCTCCGATGAGGTGCTTGAGTATGCGCATCAGAGACTTTATGGTATTCTTGGCAAAGAGATGAGTCAAGCACTCTCCTATTTTGAGTATACAACACTACTTGCATTGGTTGTATTTGAAAAATGTGATTTGATAATACTTGAGGCAGGGCTTGGTGGTGAATTTGATGCAACCAATATTTGTGACAAAGAACTTTCTGTTATCACTCCCATTGGTATTGATCATCAGGCATTTTTGGGTAATACCATCGTAGAGATCGCAACAACAAAAATACGCAGTATTCAAAAAAAAGTTTTGTTAGCCCCACAGCCATATTCAGAAGTGGTAGAAGTAGCAAAAAAAGTTGCAAATGATACAAAATCAACCCTTGTGTTTGCTCAACTATTTGAAGATAATCCCATAGAGGATATCTGCAAGAGCTACTCCTGTGTATTAAAGCAAATTGCCAAACAAAAAGGTTGGCCGAACTTTCTTATACAAAATGCTATGGTTGCTATGCAGGCTTTAGATATGCTAGAGATACCGTATGACCTAAGAGATCTTGAAAGCCTAAGACTTTTTGGTCGTTTCTATCCAGTGACAGAAAATATTCGTATTGATGTTGGACACAATTTATTGGCAGCAAAAGTTATTGTAGAAGCAATGGAGCCTAAAACAGTACTCATTTACAATTCACTCGATGATAAAGATTATGAGATAATATTACGGATACTAAAACCTAAGCTTAAACGTGTAGAGATTATTGATATTAATTCACAGCGTGCAACAACCAAAGTATCGATAGAGTTTGCACTTGAGAGGATTGGAATACCTTATAGTGATTTTAATGGCATACTTGATAAGAATGAATATTATTTGGTCTTTGGGTCATTTTATACTGTTGAAGCATTTTTAAAAACTATCAAAATTAAATAA
- a CDS encoding DEAD/DEAH box helicase has product MLSQAAIYEYLKNQYSAPSASLLLCKNDKEASQIADVAILLNYSTFVLPDIRTSTGENLRSYSEEIQQFMLTLTRYHNSSQSNTLQSTRHPKLLISPIKTILLPFPKPEYFSQKQITFGEMIDLKAFKDELYHWGYHFTDITVSRGEVSFRGDIIDIFPIQSENPYRISLFDEEIESIYMFDKNSQKRIGEEIESFEMTPAFLALDDMQYKMLKNRCKCSPYESFVKDIDALGLWHLDTLGESALVQHKALLAHNLDEEINEIYELDFPLIPRKDFLLPTIPEAKTYRDLEVADPNKLLEAHKEKQIIVLAKNESVVRGSQLSSFENIEFVYQEGIVNIMGSEQLILSLNKPIKRKKVKKSAIVLDELNLGDYVVHENHGVGIFKGIEKREVLGATSEFVSIQYHNEDMLFIPVSNLEVIDRYIAEGGALPILDRMGKASFSKLKAKVKEKLFAIASQIINLSAQRHLKKGIILKVPSEHAIFMSKAGFIHTEDQEHTIMEMLDDMQSGRMMDRLLSADVGFGKTEVAMNGIFVVARNGYQAMMIAPTTLLSAQHYKSLKERFSGWNISVARFDRYTTVKEKNAILKGLSEGNIDVVVGTHALLKAKFKSLALVVIDEEHKFGVKQKETLKEMSIDTHLLSMSATPIPRSLNMALSQVKCFSEILTPPTERQGVRTFIKSYDDKVIKEAILRELRRGGQIFYVFNAIAGIEEKKKILLEILPKLRIAVLHSKISAKETENEMIKFENGEYDVLLSTSIIESGIHMPHANTIIVDGADNFGMADLHQLRGRVGRGEREGYCYFIVTNKEHLSENARRRLLALESHSDLGSGAVLAFHDLEIRGGGNIIGEAQSGHIKQIGYSLYLRMLEDAICELSGQSKEVTRQVDMKLAVQAYLSEELIVEDRLRLELYRRLVQCETAGEVYEIENEIADRFGKLDTITRQFIDVMVMKVLAREQEISKVSSYGENIFIEFAQEDKARVTLKARSKDDDDIIITAMGYLKEKKCC; this is encoded by the coding sequence ATGCTATCTCAAGCAGCTATCTACGAATATCTCAAAAATCAGTATTCAGCACCCAGTGCTTCTTTGCTTCTTTGTAAAAATGATAAAGAGGCAAGTCAGATTGCTGACGTGGCAATACTTCTTAACTATAGCACATTTGTGCTACCCGATATTCGTACTAGTACGGGAGAGAACTTACGAAGCTATTCAGAAGAGATACAGCAGTTTATGCTTACTTTGACAAGGTATCATAATTCGTCACAGAGTAATACATTACAATCTACGAGACATCCAAAGCTTCTCATCTCCCCTATCAAAACCATATTGCTTCCTTTTCCAAAACCAGAATACTTTTCTCAAAAACAGATTACATTTGGCGAGATGATTGACCTGAAGGCATTTAAAGATGAGCTTTACCATTGGGGTTATCATTTTACTGATATTACTGTAAGTCGTGGAGAGGTTTCATTTCGTGGAGATATCATTGATATCTTTCCTATTCAAAGTGAGAATCCTTACCGCATTTCGCTCTTTGATGAGGAGATTGAAAGTATTTATATGTTTGATAAGAATAGTCAAAAACGTATTGGAGAAGAGATAGAAAGCTTTGAGATGACACCAGCATTTTTAGCATTAGATGATATGCAGTATAAAATGCTCAAAAATAGGTGTAAATGTAGTCCATATGAGAGTTTTGTTAAAGATATTGATGCGCTTGGATTGTGGCATCTTGATACGCTTGGAGAGAGTGCATTAGTGCAGCACAAAGCATTACTTGCCCATAACCTTGATGAGGAGATTAATGAGATTTATGAACTTGATTTTCCACTGATACCACGTAAAGATTTTCTACTACCTACTATTCCTGAAGCTAAAACTTATCGTGATCTTGAGGTGGCAGATCCCAATAAGTTACTCGAAGCTCATAAAGAGAAGCAGATTATAGTTTTGGCAAAGAATGAGAGTGTTGTTCGTGGTTCTCAACTGAGTAGTTTTGAAAATATTGAGTTTGTCTATCAAGAGGGTATTGTCAATATCATGGGATCAGAGCAACTAATTCTCTCTTTAAATAAACCAATTAAGCGTAAAAAAGTTAAAAAGTCAGCCATTGTTCTTGATGAACTTAATCTTGGTGATTATGTGGTGCATGAAAACCATGGTGTAGGGATATTTAAAGGGATTGAAAAACGAGAAGTACTTGGCGCTACTTCAGAATTTGTATCTATTCAGTATCACAATGAAGACATGTTATTTATTCCTGTAAGTAATCTTGAAGTGATAGATCGTTATATAGCAGAGGGAGGGGCTTTACCTATCCTTGACCGTATGGGAAAAGCAAGCTTTAGCAAGCTTAAAGCAAAGGTTAAAGAGAAACTTTTTGCCATCGCCTCACAAATTATCAATCTATCTGCACAACGACATCTTAAAAAGGGCATTATACTGAAGGTACCAAGCGAGCATGCCATATTCATGTCTAAAGCAGGATTTATACATACAGAGGATCAAGAGCATACCATTATGGAGATGCTTGATGATATGCAAAGTGGTCGTATGATGGATAGACTACTCAGTGCTGATGTTGGTTTTGGAAAGACAGAAGTAGCAATGAATGGAATATTTGTAGTAGCAAGGAATGGATATCAAGCAATGATGATTGCCCCTACAACCCTATTGAGTGCACAACACTACAAGAGCCTAAAAGAGCGTTTTTCTGGTTGGAATATTTCAGTGGCACGATTTGACCGTTACACAACAGTCAAAGAGAAGAATGCGATTCTCAAAGGACTTTCTGAAGGAAATATTGATGTAGTAGTAGGTACTCATGCGCTACTCAAGGCAAAATTCAAGAGCCTTGCGCTTGTAGTCATTGATGAAGAGCATAAGTTTGGAGTGAAGCAGAAAGAGACACTCAAAGAGATGAGTATCGATACTCATCTACTCTCGATGTCTGCTACACCCATTCCTCGTTCACTTAATATGGCACTATCTCAGGTTAAGTGTTTTTCTGAAATTCTGACGCCACCAACTGAGCGTCAAGGAGTACGAACTTTTATTAAAAGTTATGATGACAAGGTAATTAAAGAGGCAATTTTACGCGAATTGCGCCGTGGGGGGCAGATCTTTTATGTTTTTAATGCTATTGCTGGTATTGAAGAAAAGAAAAAAATACTACTAGAAATATTACCCAAACTACGTATTGCAGTACTTCACTCTAAAATTTCTGCAAAAGAGACTGAAAATGAAATGATAAAATTTGAAAATGGAGAATATGATGTGCTGCTCTCTACTTCTATCATCGAGTCAGGTATTCATATGCCACATGCTAATACAATCATTGTCGATGGTGCGGATAACTTTGGTATGGCAGATCTCCATCAGCTTCGTGGACGTGTTGGGCGTGGAGAGAGAGAAGGTTATTGTTACTTTATAGTTACCAATAAAGAGCACCTAAGTGAAAATGCTAGACGTAGGTTACTTGCACTTGAGTCACACTCTGACTTGGGTAGTGGTGCCGTGCTAGCATTTCATGATCTTGAGATTCGTGGGGGTGGAAATATTATTGGAGAAGCACAAAGTGGACATATTAAGCAGATAGGCTACAGTCTCTACTTACGTATGCTTGAAGATGCTATTTGTGAACTAAGTGGTCAGAGCAAAGAAGTGACTAGGCAAGTTGATATGAAGTTAGCCGTACAGGCATATCTGAGTGAAGAGCTTATTGTAGAGGATAGATTACGCTTAGAGCTTTATCGTAGGTTGGTACAGTGTGAGACAGCAGGAGAGGTGTATGAGATAGAAAATGAGATTGCTGATAGGTTTGGAAAGCTTGATACCATTACTCGCCAGTTCATTGATGTGATGGTCATGAAGGTACTTGCCAGAGAACAGGAAATATCTAAAGTCTCTTCCTATGGTGAGAATATCTTTATTGAGTTTGCTCAAGAGGACAAAGCACGTGTGACACTTAAGGCACGAAGCAAAGATGATGATGATATTATTATTACAGCAATGGGATATTTAAAAGAAAAAAAGTGCTGTTAA